A section of the Acanthochromis polyacanthus isolate Apoly-LR-REF ecotype Palm Island chromosome 1, KAUST_Apoly_ChrSc, whole genome shotgun sequence genome encodes:
- the rps6ka5 gene encoding ribosomal protein S6 kinase alpha-5: MPSPMEGSSREGDLFTVKHELKNANLTGHVERVGIENFELLKVLGTGAYGKVFLVRKVSGHDAGKLYAMKVLKKATIVQKAKTAEHTRTERQVLEHIRQSPFLVTLHYAFQTDTKLHLILDYVNGGELFTHLVQRVRFKEQEVALYSGEIVLALEHLHKLGIVYRDLKLENILLDSSGHIVLTDFGLSKEFDQVERAFSVCGTIEYMAPEIVEGGESGHDKAVDWWSLGVLMYELLTGGSPFTVDGDENSHTDIAKRISKKDPPFPKDMGPLAKDLIQRLLIKDPKKRLGSGPNGAENVKKHPFYQKINWEDLAAKKVPAPFKPVIRDELDVSNFADEFTEMDPTYSPAALPQNCDRIFQGYSFMAPSILFKRNVVMDDPVQLCGGSERPGSAAVARSAMMKDSPFYMSYEMDLKDSALGEGSFSICRRCTHKKTGQKYAVKIVSKRMEAQTQREIAALKLCDGHPNIVKLHEIYHDQLHTYLVLELLGGGELLERIRRKQHFSETEASRIMRKLVSAVSHMHDVGVVHRDLKPENLLFTDESENSEIKIIDFGFARLKPPDNQLLKTPCFTLQYAAPEILKYDGYDESCDLWSLGVILYTMLSGQVPFQCQEKSLTHTSAEEIMKKIKQGDFSFEGEAWRNVSQQAKDLIQELLTVDPNKRIKMCGLRYNAWLQDDSQLSSNPLMTPDILGSSTASVHTYVKATFNAFNKCKREGFRLQTVDKAPLAKRRKMKKTSTSTETRSSSSESTHSSSSSSQSQEKTFPEGDANPQPSNSTPLTTPVNTPVALGTDSGHQPAPPAFHFSEGQ; encoded by the exons ATGCCATCCCCGATGGAGGGATCTTCCAGAGAAGGTGACCTGTTTACTGTGAAACATGAGCTGAAAAATG CCAACCTGACGGGTCATGTAGAGAGGGTGGGCATCGAAAACTTTGAGCTGTTGAAGGTGCTTGGCACAGGAG CATATGGCAAAGTGTTCCTGGTGAGGAAAGTGAGTGGCCACGATGCGGGAAAGCTTTACGCCATGAAGGTTTTGAAGAAGGCCACTATTGTACAGAAGGCAAAGACTGCCGAGCACACACGGACGGAGCGGCAAGTGCTGGAGCACATCCGCCAGTCGCCGTTTCTTGTCACACTTCACTATGCCTTCCAGACGGATACCAAGCTGCACCTCATTCTCG ATTATGTAAATGGTGGGGAGCTTTTCACACACTTGGTGCAAAGGGTGCGGTTTAAAGAGCAAGAAGTCGCCCTGTACAGTGGAGAGATTGTGTTGGCGCTAGAGCATCTACACAAG CTTGGGATTGTCTATCGGGACCTGAAACTTGAGAATATCCTGCTGGATTCAAGTGGTCATATAGTTCTCACAGACTTTGGCCTAAGTAAAGAATTTGATCAG GTCGAAAGGGCTTTTTCCGTCTGCGGCACCATTGAATATATGGCTCCGGAGATAGTGGAAGGAGGCGAGTCGGGACATGACAAG GCGGTGGACTGGTGGAGCCTCGGCGTACTGATGTACGAGCTTTTGACCGGTGGATCCCCCTTCACTGTAGATGGAGACGAGAACTCGCACACAGACATTGCCAA GAGGATTTCCAAAAAGGATCCTCCTTTCCCCAAAGACATGGGACCACTGGCCAAAGACCTAATCCAGCGTCTCCTCATCAAAGATCCAAAGAAGAGATTAGGCTCCGGTCCTAATGGAGCAGAGAATGTAAAGAAACACCCATTTTACCAG AAAATTAACTGGGAGGACTTGGCAGCTAAGAAGGTGCCTGCGCCGTTCAAGCCAGTGATTCGAGATGAGCTGGACGTCAGCAACTTCGCAGACGAGTTCACGGAGATGGACCCCACCTACTCCCCTGCAGCTCTTCCTCAGAACTGCGACCGCATCTTCCAG gGATATTCTTTCATGGCCCCCTCCATTCTGTTCAAGAGGAATGTGGTGATGGACGACCCTGTCCAGCTGTGTGGGGGCTCTGAGAGGCCAGGCTCGGCTGCGGTGGCCCGGAGCGCCATGATGAAG GACTCGCCTTTCTACATGAGTTATGAGATGGACCTGAAGGATAGTGCTCTGGGAGAGGGCAGCTTCTCCATCTGCAGACGGTGCACGCACAAGAAGACGGGGCAGAAATACGCAGTCAAGATCGTCAGCAAGAG GATGGAGGCGCAAACTCAGCGGGAAATAGCAGCCCTGAAGCTCTGCGACGGCCACCCTAACATTGTCAAGCTACATGAAATCTACCACGATCAG cTCCACACATACCTGGTTCTGGAGCTGCTCGGCGGAGGCGAGTTGCTGGAGAGGATCCGCAGGAAGCAACATTTCAGCGAAACGGAGGCCAGCCGAATCATGCGCAAACTGGTGTCTGCTGTCAGTCACATGCATGACGTAGGAGTGGTGCACAGGGACCTTAAACCGGAG AACTTGCTCTTCACAGACGAGAGTGAGAACTCCGAGATAAAAATCATAGACTTTGGCTTCGCTCGTCTCAAACCACCAGACAATCAGCTCCTGAAGACTCCCTGCTTCACGCTGCAGTACGCTGCGCCAGAGATACTCAAATATGATGGCTACGATGAGTCCTGCGACCTGTGGAGTCTGGGGGTCATTCTG TACACCATGCTGTCTGGCCAGGTGCCTTTTCAGTGTCAGGAGAAGAGCCTGACTCACACCAGTGCTGAGGAGATCATGAAGAAAATCAAACAGGGGGACTTTTCTTTTGAAGGAGAGGCCTGGAGAAACGTATCCCAGCAGGCCAAGGACCTGATACAAG agctgctgaccGTGGACCCAAACAAGAGGATTAAGATGTGCGGCCTCCGTTACAATGCCTGGCTGCAGGACGACAGCCAGCTGTCCTCCAACCCGCTGATGACCCCGGACATCCTGGGCTCCTCCACTGCCTCCGTCCACACTTACGTCAAAGCTACCTTTAAT GCATTTAACAAATGTAAGCGGGAAGGTTTCCGCCTGCAAACGGTGGACAAAGCACCGCTAGccaagaggaggaagatgaaaaaGACGAGTACCAGCACAGAGACCCGCAGCAGTTCCAGTGAGAGCACCCATTCCTCGTCGTCCTCCTCCCAGTCTCAGGAGAAGACTTTTCCGGAGGGCGACGCCAACCCTCAGCCCTCCAACAGCACTCCTCTCACCACCCCCGTCAACACACCGGTGGCCCTGGGAACAGACTCTGGGCACCAACCAGCACCTCCAGCCTTTCACTTCTCAGAAGGACAGTGA